Part of the Streptomyces sp. NBC_01353 genome, CATCGGGCCGGTCACCGAGGCCCTGATGGACGCGCTGGGCACCGACTTCACCATCGCCACCCCGGCCTTCCCCGACAACGGGCGCACGGTCTTCAAGGGCCACCTCTTCGTCGGAGACGTCCTGCTCGCCGAGAGCGGCATGCGGAACCACCCGCTGACGCCGATGACCGACTCCAACCTGGTCTCCGTACTCGGCGCCCAGACGACCCGGCCGGTCGGCCTCATCGACCACACGGTCGTCGCCGACGGCGCCGAGGCGATCCGGTCCCGTATCGCCGAGCTGCGTGCGAACGGCGTGGCCACGGCGATCGTCGACGCCGTCTCCAACGACGACCTCGTGCGCATGGGCGCGGCGGTCCAGGGGCTGCCGCTTGTCACCGCCGGGTCCGGGCTCGCGATCGGTCTGCCCGCGAACTGGGGCTTCCGGCCGTCGCCCGCCGCCGCGCAGCTCCCGCCGTCGGCCGGGCATCGGGCCATCGTCTCCGGATCGGTCTCCGAGGCCACCAACGGCCAGGTCCTTGAGTTCCTGAAGAGCGGCCGCCCCGCGTTCAGCGTGGACCCCCTGCGCATCGCGGCCGGGGAGGACGTCGCCGGGCAGGCGCTGGCCTTCGCCGAGGCGCACCTGCCCGACGGGCCGGTCCTCGTCTACTCGACCGAGACCTCCGACACCGTCCGCACCGTGCAGGGCCGCCTCGGCGCCGCCGAGGCGGGGGAGCTCGTGGAGCGGACCCTGGCCCGGGTCGCCCAGGGGCTCGTGGAGCGCGGTGTCCGTCGACTCGTCGTCGCGGGCGGCGAGACCTCCGGAGCGGTCGTCCAGGCGCTCGGCCTCACCGGGCTGCGCATCGGACCGCAGATCGACCCCGGCGTGCCGTGGTGCGCGGCGGCCCTCCCCGCCGGGGACACGCTCCACATCACCCTCAAGTCCGGCAACTTCGGCGGC contains:
- the otnK gene encoding 3-oxo-tetronate kinase, giving the protein MSIRLGCIADDFTGATDLANNLVRAGMRVVQLIDVPPAGTAGDVATDADAVVIALKSRTVPAAEAVDASLRALAWLRSAGAEQIYFKYCSTFDSTPAGNIGPVTEALMDALGTDFTIATPAFPDNGRTVFKGHLFVGDVLLAESGMRNHPLTPMTDSNLVSVLGAQTTRPVGLIDHTVVADGAEAIRSRIAELRANGVATAIVDAVSNDDLVRMGAAVQGLPLVTAGSGLAIGLPANWGFRPSPAAAQLPPSAGHRAIVSGSVSEATNGQVLEFLKSGRPAFSVDPLRIAAGEDVAGQALAFAEAHLPDGPVLVYSTETSDTVRTVQGRLGAAEAGELVERTLARVAQGLVERGVRRLVVAGGETSGAVVQALGLTGLRIGPQIDPGVPWCAAALPAGDTLHITLKSGNFGGPGFFTDAFALLDAEAAA